The genomic segment AGGTCATGGCGTTGCGCGCCTGCGGGCGGTTGAAGGTGATCCGCGCGATGCCGTCCGTGACGGAGTAGAGCAGGTCTTCGTTGGTCGTCGTCGGTGCGTTCATCGCGCGCTCACTTTCTTCCCTAGTTCAGTCAGGCTGCCTTTAGGCAACCTGAGCCTTGGTCATCGGCACCACGTCGCGTCGCTTCAGGACGTCCATGGCCGCAAGCACGCCGCCGCTTCGGTGCGGGATCTTTGCAAGGTCGAGGCCCATCTCGACGCCTGCGAGCGTGCCCATCAGCATCAGATCGTTGAAATGGCCGATATGGCCGATGCGGAACACCTTGCCCTTCACCTTGTTCAGGCCGGTGCCGAGCGACATGTCGAAGTTTTCCAGCACAACCTTGCGGAAGGCGTCGGCATCAAAGCCCTCAGGCACGCGAACGCCGGTCAGCGCCGGAGAATGCGCGGCGGGATCGGCACATTGCGTCTCCAGGCCCCAAACCTTGACCGCAGCGCGCGTCGCGGCGCTGTGGCGCTTGTGGCGAGACCAGACATTCTCCAGCCCCTCCTCCTCCAGCATCTTCACCGCCTCGCGCAGGCCGTAGAGCAGGTTCGTCGCGGGCGTGTAGGGGAAGGTGCCGAGCTTGTTGAAGCTGATGACCTCCTGCCAGTCCCAGTAGGAGCGCATGCCCGGATTGGCCCTGGCGACCGCGAGCGCCTTCTCCGAGACGGCGTTGAAGCCGAGGCCCGGCGGCAGCATCAGGCCCTTCTGCGAGCCCGCGACCGAAACGTCGATGCCCCAGGCATCGTGCTCATATTCCATCGAGCCGAGGCCGGAGATGGTGTCGACCATCAACAGCGCCGGATGTTTGACACGGTCGAGGATCTTGCGCACCTCCAAGGGAGGAGTCACGCAGCCGGTCGAGGTCTCGTTGTGCACGACGCAGACCGCCTTGATCGCGTGCTGCTTGTCGGCGGCAAGGCGCTTCTCGATCTCGGCGAGGTCGGCGCCATGGCGCCAGTCGCTCGGGATGAAGTCGACGTCGAGCTTGAACTTGTCGGCGATGCCGCGCCAGAGCACGGCGAACTGGCCGGTCTCGCACATCAGGACCTTGTCGCCGGGCGCAAACACGTTGACCATCGCCGCTTCCCAGGCGCCGGTACCGGACGAGGGGAAGATGATCACGGGCTGCTTGGTGCGGAACACGCGCTGCATCGCGGCAAGCACGGCAAAGCCGAGCTCGGCGAACTCCGGACCGCGATGGTCCAAAGTCGGCATGTCCATCGCCCGCAGCACCCGATCGGGCACGTTGGTCGGTCCTGGAATCTGTAAGAAATGCCTTCCAGTATGCACAGTCATCGGCGTCCTTCCCGGTCTTGCCCTAGATTTGATGGGCGCCGAATAGCACCATTTGACCGGCTTGTCCCCTCCTCCAAAGGGCCGTTCGGGGATGGCGGACCACCTTTAGGTGCCGACGATCTTCAGGTGCGGGCCGGCATTGCCCTGCGGGCGCTGCTCCAGCAGCTTCATGGCGACATCGACGCCGCCGGAGCGGTGCGGCACGCCGGCCACCGACAG from the Bradyrhizobium sp. WBAH42 genome contains:
- a CDS encoding alanine--glyoxylate aminotransferase family protein; this encodes MTVHTGRHFLQIPGPTNVPDRVLRAMDMPTLDHRGPEFAELGFAVLAAMQRVFRTKQPVIIFPSSGTGAWEAAMVNVFAPGDKVLMCETGQFAVLWRGIADKFKLDVDFIPSDWRHGADLAEIEKRLAADKQHAIKAVCVVHNETSTGCVTPPLEVRKILDRVKHPALLMVDTISGLGSMEYEHDAWGIDVSVAGSQKGLMLPPGLGFNAVSEKALAVARANPGMRSYWDWQEVISFNKLGTFPYTPATNLLYGLREAVKMLEEEGLENVWSRHKRHSAATRAAVKVWGLETQCADPAAHSPALTGVRVPEGFDADAFRKVVLENFDMSLGTGLNKVKGKVFRIGHIGHFNDLMLMGTLAGVEMGLDLAKIPHRSGGVLAAMDVLKRRDVVPMTKAQVA